A window from Sinorhizobium fredii encodes these proteins:
- a CDS encoding TerB family tellurite resistance protein, translating into MFERFRGFLEELTGTGARIDKDDPRVAVIGLCFQVMEADGAIRSSERRTLRKIIKEHYRLDDAALNALVAAGETAESEAIDFYRFTSEIKRHLSEDQRIELVGMLWDIVYADGARSEMEDHAIWRIADLLGVSGRDRVLKRREAAAKIDMVEEENEAQQES; encoded by the coding sequence ATGTTTGAACGGTTTCGAGGGTTTCTCGAAGAACTGACGGGTACGGGTGCGCGAATCGACAAGGACGATCCGCGCGTGGCGGTCATCGGGCTCTGTTTTCAGGTGATGGAGGCGGACGGCGCCATCCGTTCGTCGGAACGCCGCACGTTGCGCAAGATCATCAAGGAGCACTACAGGCTCGACGATGCTGCGCTCAACGCGCTGGTCGCGGCCGGCGAAACCGCCGAAAGCGAGGCGATCGACTTCTACCGCTTCACTTCCGAGATCAAGCGCCACCTCTCCGAGGACCAGCGCATCGAACTCGTCGGCATGCTGTGGGACATCGTCTATGCCGACGGCGCACGCAGCGAAATGGAAGATCACGCAATCTGGCGGATCGCCGATCTCCTTGGCGTCTCCGGGCGCGACCGGGTCTTGAAACGGCGGGAGGCAGCGGCCAAGATCGACATGGTTGAGGAGGAGAACGAGGCACAACAGGAAAGCTGA
- a CDS encoding glutamine amidotransferase, which produces MPREACDANRPILVVLHQERSSAGRVGHILEQKGFSLDIRRPALGDELPPTLEGHSGTIIFGGPMSANDEEEFVRREIDWLSVPLLENKPYLGICLGAQMLARNLGGKVAPHHQGMTEIGWYPLEATEAGKALLDWPAMVYHFHREGFDLPKGAELLATGDTYPNQAFRYGENAWGIQFHGELTRAMMHRWVVHGAHRFVLPGAQFGKAHLEGRMIHDHPLRTWMENFLELIFLRGETAAGPRVPDDECPSPRV; this is translated from the coding sequence ATGCCGCGAGAAGCTTGCGACGCCAACAGACCGATCCTCGTCGTCCTCCACCAGGAGCGGTCGAGCGCAGGCCGCGTCGGCCATATTCTCGAGCAGAAGGGCTTTTCCCTCGATATCCGCCGCCCGGCGCTTGGCGACGAGCTGCCGCCGACGCTCGAGGGTCATTCGGGTACGATCATCTTCGGCGGGCCGATGAGCGCCAATGACGAGGAGGAATTCGTTCGCCGCGAGATCGATTGGCTGTCGGTGCCGCTCCTCGAAAACAAGCCCTATCTCGGCATCTGCCTTGGCGCCCAGATGCTCGCCCGCAATCTCGGCGGCAAGGTCGCCCCCCATCACCAGGGCATGACCGAAATCGGCTGGTATCCGCTTGAGGCCACCGAGGCCGGCAAGGCGCTGCTCGACTGGCCGGCCATGGTCTACCACTTCCACCGCGAAGGCTTCGATCTGCCGAAGGGTGCCGAACTGCTGGCGACCGGCGACACCTATCCGAACCAGGCCTTTCGCTACGGCGAGAACGCCTGGGGCATCCAGTTCCACGGCGAACTGACGCGCGCGATGATGCATCGCTGGGTCGTGCACGGCGCCCACCGCTTCGTGCTGCCCGGCGCCCAATTCGGCAAGGCGCATCTCGAAGGCCGGATGATCCACGACCACCCCTTGCGCACCTGGATGGAGAATTTTCTCGAGCTGATCTTTTTGCGCGGCGAAACAGCGGCGGGACCTCGTGTGCCCGATGATGAATGCCCCTCTCCTCGGGTTTAA